In bacterium, the genomic window GGAAAAGGTTCTTTATCCGAAGGAGGCCGTTTGTTTTTGGGCGTGGGGATTATGGGCGGGCTCACCACGTTTTCGAGTTTTAGTTACGAAACCATCGATTTGTTTCACAAACAACAAATGATGCCTGCATTTTTTAATATAGTTTTTAATATTATAGTTTGTTTAGGGGCTACCGCTGCTGCGTATTCGTTGTTTAAGAATTCATGAGGCAAATATGCTGCCAATAATAAGTGTTTTGTTTCTTTTTGTTTTATGTCTTAAAATGCCTCTTTTTTTGTATGTAATGACGCCTGTGGTTTTGGGAATTCCTCATGTTATTTCGGATATTCGCTATTTGGTTATTCGTCATTCTCTTTTAAGCAACAAAAAGTACGCCGCGTTAGTTTTTCTTTTTTCCGTTTTGCCCGTTCTTATTTTTACTTTTTTGTTTCATCCAGGCCGGCTTTTATTAGGACTAGTTTTTTTTCATAACGTGGTGGCGGTTATAATCTGGCTGGTCCATTCCCGTAAAACGCCGGCTGTGTATAAAAATATTTTCCTTGTTTTATGGCTTTTTCTATCCATCATTTGTGTTGTAGCCCCCTTAGAAAAAATTATTCCGCTTCAAACCGTTATACACAATATGGGTTTGTTTCAGGCGGCTCACAGTCTTGTGCCGTTTGTAAGCCCTGCACTATCAATAAAGCTTTTAGTATTATTTGTTTTTTGGCAAATGGTTCATTACCTTATATGGCTTATTCTTATTCCCTTATATCATCATAAAAAATGGCCTGTTGCTTTAAAATCGCTCACCCATGATTTTGGAAAACCTCTTATGATAATTTCGGCTATTACTTTTATAGCCCTTGGTGTGTATGCTTTTTACGATGTGTGGAGCGCCAGGCTCTTGTATTTAAAACTAGCCGGGTTTCATGTGTATCTTGAGTTTATTTATCTTTTACTCATAGCCATTAAACCCGAAAGGAATTTTATCAACAATGTTTCATCCGTGGCTTAATGCATTTATTCGTACACAGCTTGTGGAAATGCCAATCTATTGTTTTGCTTTAAAAGGGCGTCCCGCTGTTGCCTTTGGTGCCAGTGCCCTGACGCATCCCATAGTATGGTTTGTGATACCGCATTTTATGCCACTATACCGCTATGCCGAATTTTTAATTATTGCCGAAACATTTGCCATTGTTGCCGAAGCGTTTTATTTAAAATTTTTTGGATTGAAAAAATTTTGGTTATGGAGTGTGTTGGCTAATAGTATCAGCTGCGCTATTGGCTTTTTAACTTAAGATAAAGCGGAGTATTTATGAAAAAAATGTTCATATTTTATTTTGTAGTAAGTCTTGTTTCAATACTACCTCTCATAGATGTAGCCCCAGTTCCTTCCAAATGTTCGTTAAGTATGGCTATAGCCGATGAAGCGCCCGAAAAAGATCCGTGTTATAAAGGTAAAAAAAATACACCGTGCAGTATTTATGAAGTAAAAGATGGTGTCTGTGATGATGTGTGTGTATGGGAAACAGATAAGGTAACGGGTAAAGAAATAAATAAGGAATGCTGGCTTTCGTGTGTGAATAAAGAAAAATCTCCCACTACCAGCCCTTCTCCTGCGCAGCCTTTAAACAAATAATATTGAACCAGGGAAGTTGTTTAATTATCGGACTTTTTATTTGATCAAAAACTTAGTCCGCTTAGTCAACAACGTCCCTCATCTGATAAATTTTGATTTGTTGCAAGTTTCTATTGATGACAGAATACAAATTTGGCATGGTTGTAATTTAAGAAATGGGAACGATATGAAAAAAATATTTTTATCATTAATGATTGTGATGGCCATTATCTCTTTTGCTAAAGCCGATGATGTGGCCGATACTAATGCCTTGTTGGAGCAAGAAAACTGCCAGTTTAACGGTAATGATCTAAATAGTACTATTAGTTGTAAATCGGGAACATTGGAAGACGTGGCCAAAAAAATTGTATTGCCTTTTGATGCTAAAACCAAACTATTAACAACCCCAGGATCGGGCTACAAGTTTAGAATCCTAGTTGTAAATCCTGATGGCGCCTTGGGTCAACAGCGTGCAAGTAAAATTTTTAAAGAAATCAGACCCGTTTTGAACCCTCTCAATTATTCATGTATTTCACTTCCGGAGGTTGGAAATAATTTAAAACTGAGCATTTTTAAGCCGGTGATGTAGTTATAATTTATTGAATGAGGGACGTTGTTGATTTTCCGGAATAAGTCCAACTCAAAAATAAAAAAGTTAGTCCGGTTAGTCAAGAACGTCCCTTGCTCTAAACAAAAAACAACACCGGCCATCACTAAACTTTGCGCACGGGTACGTGTGGGGGCAAGGTTCTTTTCTACTAAAAGTTGATCGATACGGATTTTTTTCATATTCATTACTTAGTAAGGGATATATACTCACAAACCTTATGATGAGAAACATTTTATTAGTGGGTATGGGTGGTTTTATTGGGGCTGTTAGCCGTTACTCGGCGGGTATAGTGATTCCTAAATTTTTACCCTCCACTTTTCCTTACCCAACACTCATTGTAAACATTGTTGGCTCATTTCTAATCGGCTTTTTAATGGCCCTATTTTTAAAGGGACAACTTTCCGAAAGCGCCCGTCTTTTTTTAGTAGTAGGGATTATGGGTGGGCTTACCACCTTTTCCAGCTTTAGTTTTGAAACCGTTGATTTGCTTTACAAACAACAAATTGGCCAAGCGTTTACTAATATAGCCCTCAATCTCTTACTTTGTTTATCGGTTACAACTCTGGCGTATTCACTCTTTAAAAATTCATGACTCAAGTTAAACATACACTCTCGCGTCATTTAGGAGCGCTGGCTCTTATTTTTTATGGTGTAGGCGATGTTTTGGGTGCCGGAATTTATGCCCTTGTTGGAAAAATTGTGGGGGTTGCCGGCAATGTTGCCTCTCTTTCATTTGTGGTTGGAGCTGTTATCGCTATTTTAACAGGGCTTAGCTATGCCAAGCTTGCGTCTCTGTATCCGGTTAGTGGCGGGGCTTCGGTTTATATCAGGCGCGCTTTTAAAGGAAAACTTTTTGCTACACTCGTGGGAGTGCTGGTGATGGCCACAGGGCTTGCTTCTGTATCTACCGTGGTGAATGCGTTTGCAGGATATGGTGAAAAGCTTTTTTCACTCGATCCGCTCATCATTAAAATTATTATTTTATCCAGTATATCCTTTCTTTGTTTTTGGGGAATTCGTGAATCGTCTGGTGTAAATATTATTCTCACCATCATGGAAGTGCTGGGTTTGGTTTTAGTGATAGCTGCCGGTTTTAAGTTGGTGTCGTTTGAGAGTGCCAATGCGTGGGTTATGCGTTTCACAGAAAATATAGATTTTAATCCCATTCTATTGGGAACAACGCTCGCCTTTTATGCTTTTATTGGATTTGAAGATTTAAGTAATTTGGCCGAAGAAGCCAAAAATCCCTCTCGCGATGTTCCACGGGCAATTTTAGTTTCCATTCTAGTTGCTACTGTCATTTATATTACCGTTACTATTTTGTTGCAGATGGTTGTGGACGAAAATACCATTGCGTCATCTACCACTCCCCTTCTTCTCATTTTTGAAAAAAGTGGATGGACCTTTGTGATTAGTTATTTTTCTATTTTGGCCATGATGGCCATTAGCAATACGGGGCTTATTAATCTTATTATGGTGTCGCGTTTACTGTATGGCATGAGTGAAGAAGGTTTAGCCCCCAAAATATTTTCAAAAATTCATCACAAGCGTAAAACCCCTTGGGTGGGTGTTGTTATCGCTACTCTTGCGGTAGCACTTTTAGTATTTACCGGGAGTTTAAAAATTTTAGCGCAAACAACCAGCTTGCTTATTCTCATTGTTTTTTCACTTGTTCATTTAAGCCTTTTTAAAATCAACCTTCAGTCTGCTAAGCATATAGCGTGGCTCACTATTCCTGTTTTAGGTTTAGTGGGTACAGTAGGGCTTATGTTTTATTTTGATAGTGATGTATTTTTGAGGGCCGCAGGCGTTATATTCTTTGGCTTAATTTTCAGGTTATTAAATTTAAAACAAAATCTTTAAGGTGAGTGACGCTTTTTTAGAGTGTATATACGCTTGGCAGCAATTACAGAATTTTTCAAAAAATGTGTTCTTGTTATTCCAAATTTAGTTTTATCTGTTTTTGTTATTCTTAGTTCATCTTTTATTTTCTGAATGTGATGCGTAATGTATTCAAGGTTATATTTCTTTAATACATCATCCGTTACAACTAGGTTTACCACATGTTCACGATCACATTCCGTGCAAGTAGAAGCTTCCTTATTATAATAAAGTCTCCAGCACTGAGGACAGATAAAAATAGGATGTCCAGGG contains:
- the crcB gene encoding fluoride efflux transporter CrcB, with product MRNILLVGMGGFLGAVARYSTGLIIPRFLPDNFPYSTLIVNVLGSFLIGMLMVSFGKGSLSEGGRLFLGVGIMGGLTTFSSFSYETIDLFHKQQMMPAFFNIVFNIIVCLGATAAAYSLFKNS
- the crcB gene encoding fluoride efflux transporter CrcB, producing the protein MMRNILLVGMGGFIGAVSRYSAGIVIPKFLPSTFPYPTLIVNIVGSFLIGFLMALFLKGQLSESARLFLVVGIMGGLTTFSSFSFETVDLLYKQQIGQAFTNIALNLLLCLSVTTLAYSLFKNS
- a CDS encoding amino acid permease, with protein sequence MTQVKHTLSRHLGALALIFYGVGDVLGAGIYALVGKIVGVAGNVASLSFVVGAVIAILTGLSYAKLASLYPVSGGASVYIRRAFKGKLFATLVGVLVMATGLASVSTVVNAFAGYGEKLFSLDPLIIKIIILSSISFLCFWGIRESSGVNIILTIMEVLGLVLVIAAGFKLVSFESANAWVMRFTENIDFNPILLGTTLAFYAFIGFEDLSNLAEEAKNPSRDVPRAILVSILVATVIYITVTILLQMVVDENTIASSTTPLLLIFEKSGWTFVISYFSILAMMAISNTGLINLIMVSRLLYGMSEEGLAPKIFSKIHHKRKTPWVGVVIATLAVALLVFTGSLKILAQTTSLLILIVFSLVHLSLFKINLQSAKHIAWLTIPVLGLVGTVGLMFYFDSDVFLRAAGVIFFGLIFRLLNLKQNL